The Campylobacter sp. CN_NE2 region CTTTGTCGCAACTGCTTCATAGTCAAATCTTTCTTGCGAATCTCCATCAAAAATTTCAAGCTCATCGAGCAAATTTGCGATATAATCATCTCTATTTGAAAGAATTTTCTCTTTTAAATCAAATTCTTTATCTAAAAGCTCGTTTCTATATTTATAAACGGTTTTTCTTTGTTCGTTTGCGACATCATCGTATTCTAAGATATGTTTTCTAGCTTCAAAATGCAAACTCTCGACTTTCTTTTGCGCATTTTCAACAGCCCTTGTAACCATTTTTGATTCGATACTATCGCCGTGTTTAAGCCCAAGCCTATCCATGATATTTTTGATTTTGTCGCTACCAAAAATTCGAAGCAAATTATCTTCTAAACTTAGGAAAAATCTACTCTCGCCCGGATCGCCTTGACGACCTGAACGACCACGGAGCTGATTATCTATTCGCCTACTTTCGTGGCGTTCGGTACCTAAAATATACAAACCGCCCAAATTTCGCACTTCATCGTCTATGCGAATATCAACGCCCCGTCCTGCCATATTTGTTGCGATCGTTACTGCGCCTTTTGCACCGGCTTCTGCGATGATTTGCGCCTCTTTTTCGTGGTTTTTAGCATTTAGCACGGAGTGCGGAATTTTCTCTTTTACCAAAAGACTATGCAGTTTTTCGCTCTTTTCGATACTTGCAGTTCCCACAAGCACAGGCTGACCTTTTTCGTGCAATCTTTTTATTTCATTTATCACGGCTTCAAATTTTTCATCTTCTGTTTTATAAATCAAATCGTTTTGATCTTTGCGAATAACAGGCACATTTGTAGGGATCGAAACAACTTCAAGTTTGTAAATTTGAGAAAATTCAGTCGCTTCTGTTTGAGCAGTTCCTGTCATACCGGCTAGTTTTTCATAAAGTCTAAAATAGTTTTGAAATGTAATATCGGCTAGGGTTTGGCTCTCTTCTTTTATTTCAACGCCTTCTTTGGCTTCGAGCGCTTGGTGCAAACCTTCGCTAAAACGGCGTCCTTCGCTTAATCTACCTGTAAATTCATCGACGATTACGATTTCGCCGTCTCTAACAACATAATGCACATCTTTTTCAAAAAGATAATTTGCCTTTAAAGCCTGATCTAAATAGTGGCTCAAAACGGCATTTTCAAGGCTATAAAGGTTATCTACGCCAAAAAGCTTTTCCGCTTTTGAAATTCCGCTTTCGGTTGGTAAGATTGTTCTATTTTTTTCATCTACGACAAAATCGCCAGTTGGTTTTTCTTTTGGATCAAGCGGTGCTTCGCCACGGACTAGCTGTTTTGCAACTTCGTTTGCTTTGATATAGCCATCAAGTGTGCGATTGGTTGGACCTGAGATTATAAGCGGTGTTCTAGCTTCGTCAATCAAAATGCTATCGACTTCATCGACGATAACGAAATTATGTCCCCTTTGAACCTTATCTTCGCTGCTAAATTTCATATTATCACGCAGATAATCAAAGCCGTATTCGTTATTTGTGCCGTAAGTTATATCGCAGTTATAAGCCTCTTTGCGTTTTGTATCGTCGTATTCGCCGCCTACGATAACGCCGACACTAAGACCTAAAAAGTTATACAAAACGCCCATTTGCTCGGCGTCTCTTTTTGCCAAATAGTCATTTACGGTTACGACATGAACGCCCTTGCCTGTCATCGCATTTAGCACAACAGGAAGCGTTGCAACAAGCGTTTTTCCTTCGCCGGTTTTCATTTCTGCGATATTTCCGTCGTGCAAAACCATACCGCCTATTAGCTGAACATCGAAGTGGCGAAGTCCTAAACTTCGCTTTGAAGCTTCACGCACGATAGCAAAAACATCGTATAAAATTTCATCTATTGAAATTTCTTCTGCTTGGACTTTTGCCTTAAATTCATTAAAAACTCCGCGAAGCTCGTCATCGCTCATTTTTTCATATTTTGGTTCAAGTTTATTTATTTGTAAAGCTCTTGTGGCATATCGTTTAACAACTCTATCATTTTGTGTGCCAAAAATTCCACGCATAACTGATTTAATCATAATTCACCTTGTATTGTAAAAATTTAACTTGGTATTTTAACACAATTTTATTTTTTATTTAATTAAATACTCACAAAAAATGGCTATAATATGCAAAATTTTCAAATTTAAAGGAGATAAAATGAAAAAATTTATCCTATCTTTATCGATTTTAGCAAGTTTTATCGTGGCAAATCCGCTTGAATTTAAAACGCTTAGCTCAAATTTCAAACAAAGCGTAACAAGCGAAGAAGCCAAAATCGAATACGCAGGAAACTTTATCGCCACAAGAACCAATGCTTTTTGGCATTACGAAAGCCCAAATTTAAAGGATATTTATTTTAGTTTTGATCGCGTTGTCGTTATCGAGCCGGACCTTGAACAAGCCATAATCACAACGATAAAAAACACGCCAAATTTAACCGAAATTTTGGCAAATGCAAAGCCAAATAAAAATGGAATTTATGAAGCTAAATTTGATGATGTAACCTATCAGATCGAGCTAAAAAACGAGCTTCCGCACACGATAAAATACACAGACAAACTAGATAACAAAGTCGAAATCACGCTTTCTGGGACACAAAAAGATCAAAAAGTAAATGAAGCTTTATTGATCCCTGAAATTCCACAAAATTTTGACATAATTTCGCAGTAAATTTTTTAAAATATTTGGAGAGATTTAAAATCTCTCCAAAAAATTCTTAAAATTTTATAATTTCGCTTTTAAAAGCTCATTAACCTTGCTAGGATTAAATGCTCCCTTGCCTTCCTTCATAACCTGCCCTACAAAAAAGCCAAAAAGCTTATCTTTTCCGCTTTTATATTCTGCGACTTTGTCCGCGTTTGCGCTTAAAACTGCGTCTATTATAGCGATTATCGCGCCGTCATCGTTAACTTGTTTTAAGCCAAGTTTTTCGATAACACTATCGACACTTTCATCATTTTCCATCAAGAAATCAAGCACATCTTTTGCCGCTTTTTGACTGATTGTGCCGTCGCTAATTCGCCCCAAAAGAGAAATCATTTTTTTGCTATCAACAGGGCTATTTTCGATAGTCATACCGTTTTTAAGACGAGCCGGAAGCTCCACACTCAACCAAGTAACGCAAAGTTTTGGCTCTAATCCTGCATTTATCAAATCTTCAAAATATTTTGCATTTTCATAGGTTGAAATGATAACTTCTGCATCTTTTGGTTTAATGCCAAGTTTCTCGACATAGCGAATTTTCTTTTCATCAGGCAGTTCTGGGATTTGCTTTCCCT contains the following coding sequences:
- the secA gene encoding preprotein translocase subunit SecA, encoding MIKSVMRGIFGTQNDRVVKRYATRALQINKLEPKYEKMSDDELRGVFNEFKAKVQAEEISIDEILYDVFAIVREASKRSLGLRHFDVQLIGGMVLHDGNIAEMKTGEGKTLVATLPVVLNAMTGKGVHVVTVNDYLAKRDAEQMGVLYNFLGLSVGVIVGGEYDDTKRKEAYNCDITYGTNNEYGFDYLRDNMKFSSEDKVQRGHNFVIVDEVDSILIDEARTPLIISGPTNRTLDGYIKANEVAKQLVRGEAPLDPKEKPTGDFVVDEKNRTILPTESGISKAEKLFGVDNLYSLENAVLSHYLDQALKANYLFEKDVHYVVRDGEIVIVDEFTGRLSEGRRFSEGLHQALEAKEGVEIKEESQTLADITFQNYFRLYEKLAGMTGTAQTEATEFSQIYKLEVVSIPTNVPVIRKDQNDLIYKTEDEKFEAVINEIKRLHEKGQPVLVGTASIEKSEKLHSLLVKEKIPHSVLNAKNHEKEAQIIAEAGAKGAVTIATNMAGRGVDIRIDDEVRNLGGLYILGTERHESRRIDNQLRGRSGRQGDPGESRFFLSLEDNLLRIFGSDKIKNIMDRLGLKHGDSIESKMVTRAVENAQKKVESLHFEARKHILEYDDVANEQRKTVYKYRNELLDKEFDLKEKILSNRDDYIANLLDELEIFDGDSQERFDYEAVATKVMNETTEEISLEDLKKATDYKELKGAILETLEKSYEEKMSQIDPEQRKNIEKMLYLQIVDRDWREHLYQMDILKTGIGLRGYNHKDPLTEYKKESYNLFMELVMRLKSDSVRTLHAIRFKTQEEIQAEQKAYEEQMARQAAAQAASMRQNLGENSELNNTPRQKKVGRNEPCPCGSGKKYKDCCGKGGPKKGVFAQNA
- the lolA gene encoding LolA-like outer membrane lipoprotein chaperone: MKKFILSLSILASFIVANPLEFKTLSSNFKQSVTSEEAKIEYAGNFIATRTNAFWHYESPNLKDIYFSFDRVVVIEPDLEQAIITTIKNTPNLTEILANAKPNKNGIYEAKFDDVTYQIELKNELPHTIKYTDKLDNKVEITLSGTQKDQKVNEALLIPEIPQNFDIISQ